TTTCTAAGAGAACAACCTCAGTTTTCAGTGTACTATGAGTCTAGAAATATGTGTCAGTGGCACGTGAAAAGGTAAAACACAATCGCAAGTCGCCCTACTTTTAAATTCTATATCGGattttgtaaaatttcattattatgttCGTGAGCTTTTGACGTCTTCTTAACTTTAGTTCTTTATGCAATGATCTGAATATAAGAGCTcagataattaatttatacaactGGGTTGTGTAGAAAACTTACTAAACTAATTGACTTGATTAATGAGCTTGGAATAAGTAAATATGTATGTTAATTACTGTAGCCTTTCTCTAGTTATTGATTAATGAAGAAGTAATAGTTTGGCTTGGGAATGTTGCCCTTATAGGGAGAAGAGTATACTCAACTGTGCAACCCAATGAATAACATTCTTCTAGGAGCGAGCTCATTTCCCTCTAGTTTTCCTTTGATCGATCAATAATGCACATCAATCTAGGCCGCAACAAGTAAAGCTTCGTGGCTTTAGATTGGTTTTCACACTAACAGCTTCTTCTAGTTGCATCAACTATGTCTTGTGATcaaagtttatatattatatatatttaaaaatttatattaaattcacTATTTcagaatttatataaatgatattgttttaatttctcaagaaaaaatCGGtagtttttgggaaataaatagcataattcaatttaacaatatattttttgacaaaattgtcCGTATTTGACAAATCTAATAGcattttacaataaataaaactgaTATGCTTGTTAACGGGGTTCAGTGCGGACAAAATTTCAACAAGATTTTGCTAAATGGACTTAATCTCATGATTCTTGACTTCAGGTTCAAAATCCAAGGTTAATATATTAAGCTTGCATTTTTTTAGGTCAAAACTCATGGTTGAATCTAAAGTCAAGAAACATAAGATTCAGTCCATTTGGCAAAATCTGGTTAAAATATTGTGATTCGACTGACATCCCCCTTTCAGATAACCTTTCTCTTCCTATCTACCTGTGTTTTCTCGTTCAACCTTGGAATATTATCGAATCTATTTGTTTTAGCTAGAAAACATGAAGCTCAGtacataaaccctaaatttgaatctaaagtCAAGGTAAAAGAAAGTTATACACCTTAAATCCAAAAACACACCAATGTAGAGTTCAAGTGAGAATGGAGAGATCCAATGAAGATGGAGTTAATATGAAAAATGGAAAGAGTTATGTTTAGATTCAATGATATTTTGGTCAGTGGAATtagttgaaaatgaaaaaaaaaaaaaaattctattttgaagagaaaaaaatataatccttatcaaatatgtttaattaaaatggtgtatatgttgaaattatataattctgCTATgcttcaaagttttttttttttttgtttaggatTTCGCTACTCCTTTTGAAGTTCAACATATGGTTGATTTTGCCAACTCCATATTTAGTTAGAGCTTCATGTTTCTTAGCTGCAAGGATATTCAAACCATTCAATTATACgttcaaattaagaaaatttaaccataattataaatagatcaaccatattttttaaccctttcaactttagataaaaattatcatttcattatcttaaatttattctTATGCCAATACTAAGCGTTGATACTGAAATTATAATTAGGAGAAGTATACCAAATTAGTGAGATTTAGATGTAAGAatatgaatagttaaaatttgaGTATGATTAGACTAGTGGTTTTTACATAATTCGATAAAAAAAAACTCTGTATGAGTCTACGTCCatgatgttattattaatataatgaaGAAAGTTATAAGAAAATTGTAAGAGAATTGTCCTAGAATTCTTAGAGAGACCCCATGTTTTTATAGGgaggaaaaatatatttgaattaatacaataattgaGAATATGATAAGTAGCGATTTCTAAAGCATAAGGAAGAGTAAATAATCTTTCTTCAATTTgttattaagttttagaaaagtGGATTTATAATCACAAGAAACTAATAAGTTACATTGAGTTATTGTAGAAGTCATACTACTAACTGATTTGATATaacttttaagatatttttaaacttCTAAACTTAAAGTTGCTCATTGGTCGTGAAATGTTGTTGGTTGTTGGATCTCTACCCACTAAAatgaatttcaaaaattgaCTTCCAATCGGATTTTTTTGATCATATAACgctaaaatattagtatattattttaattaataatattttatgtatatacttttgaatatataattgagtatttaaatgatgtattatcatataattggatgattttaaattaaaaataaaataacacttaatcacttaatgatacattatctatgtattcaaaaatatatacgtataacaAATATTGACAAACAATATCAACTTTAAAATGAGTTTACAAATGTAATAGGATATTTATAGACTTAGGATATCGAATATCAATTCTAAAATGAATTTTACTTGTCATTGGATTTCattaattgaacaaaaaatgCTTATACGCATGATTGAGAATTTGAGACTTTGGACGCAATGTGATACTGTAGATCCAcgattatatttaaaaaaaaaaaaaaccaacgtGTGGTAAGTCATAATTGAAGCCGAAAATATTGTGAATGACATTCCCAATTCCCTCTCTGGCAGTCGCTAAGCCAATAACATGATAAAGAGTGAGTGGGTGGAATTGAACGaggtaagaaaataaaatctagAAAAAAGTTAGCTTTATAGATTGACTTGAGAATCACGCAAACAATGCACGAGCGTTGAAGAGCCTCGAGAATGGAAAAATCTCTATTATCTTGTTAAGTTGGGTTGGCGTGTTGATTCTCGATCGAACAACACAGAAAGTATGGAGTAAACTGTAAAACACTTGTAAAAGTCTAAACTCTTAACCCAATACAACACGCTATCCCCTCGTTTCCTGCCGTAACACACGCATGCCGCTGCCACCAATGCCACctctttttcttattaatgTAGGCCTAGGATCCGACTTTCATGGGCACCACACTTTCATCGCTATGGTTCATTTTGGGATCCCAACCCTGTACTTAAAAATATCCAGCTTGGTGATTTTTAACACAATAGGACACTTTATAAGAAAGGGAAATGTTCCGAgtacactttttttttaatataatctgATATAtcaattacatattattatatgattaattattattttatttttaatttaaaatcatttaattaataataatatatcatatatatactcaaattatgtattaaaaatatgtaaatataattttattattaaaaaataatgttagagttagttttttttttttttttctaatcctAGATATAATTCGAGTCTATCCATGAGGTTGCAAGATTAAATTGGACTGTGTTTTGATTAACGGACAATTATTAACTGTAGTTGCAATACTtagatatatattgtatatatttgtatcttTATGTGTTGTACttcttattttattcttgagttttatttaaaaaaattattttatttttagataatatGCATGAGATTTGGTTATTGTAACACCCCATCTCCACATTATACCCTTAGAAACAATTCACTGGGATGATGTGTCACATATTCAATAACCATTCTCATAAATAtgcattaaaagaaaaataattttatgaaatacttcgataattttattaaataaaatatgagatctatagtttactaaaattatactaataataataatacgtAATGACCCCAAAATGGtttaactcaaaataaatagataaaatgtcCATGATGGTGGTCGCACAATCATTGAGTTGATCCACTAGCCTTCCCATCCTTTTGTCCATCTGCAAGCCAAAGcaaaacacatgagtgataatTCACCAGTAAGCACACATAATCAACTGAGTGTTTCTAGAATATCCTTTGACAACCCAactatctatttatatatatcatctaaCGTCCTAGATGCCTCTTATCCTTAATTACTCATTGCTTGTACACTTTCGAGTAAGACATCCTAGATGTCCCTCACACCTTATAGAGAATCAGGGTGGATGTCCCAAATGCCTCTTATGTCCCGTGCATCAATGAGATAACTCATTTGCCAATGAATCGGATGTCCTAGACGCCTCTTATAACTCATATACGAATGAGATTGATGTCTTAGAGGCCTCTTAGCTGAACCTAATTAGAATGGACGTCCCAAACATATCTCACATCCCTTAACATTGCACAGAAGGCAAAACGTCTTTTCATTGACCCTCGGTATAACATacccttttcttttattgtgAGGGATGATTGTTCCACCATGGACGACGATAGTTCTCTCCTTTATGAGGGATGACCGTCTCATAATAGGTAAGGATAGTTGTTCCCCTTTGATCTCACTTCCATGTGTCAAATactattcataattaaattaccaATATACCCTTATGCATGATCACAAACATCGTCTCCTACCCCACAATGGGATAGGCATCCCCTACTTCTATAACTTTGTAAAACCATACCAGTTTTGATTGCGattcaacaacaaaaatatCCCGAATCAATCCAAGACTCCTATACATTATTCTATTCACCAAAACCAATCCAATAACATCCATAACACAACAAACACAACAACTTGTAGTAAAACTCAAAGAAATCCACATGTACGGTCCTTATATCCTATCATTGTCATAaccatacacacacacacacacacacacacatatatctaaattgtaGACATCataatttaactaatcaaattacaaaatatacatATCATGGCAAAACAGGGTAGCGAACATGAGAAAAGGAAAGAATTTCACCTACTTATCCTCTGACAATGCTTAAGTTGTCACATGGCAAGAATTCAGTGGCATTCCTTTCCTCTAGTGGCTCCCAACGCTCTCAATCCTCTCTACACTTTTTGATTTAGTGAAGATAGGGTTAATAACACATAAACCTAAACAAAACACATGGAGGAGTTTTATAACCATTGGAAAACACGATTGGGACAGTCATCCTTTTTAGTGGAACAGATGTCCCCAGGATACGCACTTCTCAAATTGTGTGAGCACGATTTGAAATTGTTAGCTCATAGGGACAGACATCCCAAAGGTTTTACTTTTGTGttgattttgaaaactcaacatTGTCAACCTCTCGAGAGACTTAGATCATGCCAAAAAGACTTATTTACCCTTAAACATACCTGAGGTTTCtatatttccttcttttaaGAAGAATTTCATCCTCAAAATTCACTTGAACAACTAGGACTATTTTTgtctcatatttttcttaatctctCATATAGCCTTTTCGATAATGGTTCTGCCACTGCACCTTTACCAACGGTGTCTATCGATGCCTTAGTGTTTTAATTTGCCTAACCATAATTCACATCGGGCACTCCTTATAAATAAGATGTCCTTTAGGTCCACATCATTGAATCAAAAAATTTGGGATGGGTTACCCACACACttatgtaataataatacatGTAACATATTGTGAATTCGCCTTGTGCTCACTGGTAGTGTAAGTCTATAAGCTGCCTTGCCAATTCTCTCCATTACCTTGTATGGGCCAATATAACAAGGTGCTAACTTCCCTTTTTGACCGAATCTCATCACATGATGATATGAGATAATCTTTACAGAGACATGGTCACCCACCTTAAACTCTAGATCATATTTTCTTTGATCGATATAACTCTTTTGTCTATCTTAGGCTTGTCTTATCCTTTCTCAAATCAACCTAACTTGGTTAATCATCCATTGGGTCATCCTGGGTCCTAAAGCCCTCACTAActcatctctctctcttatgTCATCCCAATGAAATGGGGATTGACATCTTCTCCCATAGAGTGTCTTATAAGGAGCCATCTAAATAGTTGTTTGATAGCTATTGTTGTATACGAACTCCATTAAAGGTAAAACATCTATCCAATTTACCTTATGATCTAAGCAACATGCCTTTAACATGTCCTCAATTATCTGGTTAACCCCTCTTAGTTTGATTATCTATATGAGGGTAATAGGCAGTACTAAAAGATAAACAAGTATCTAATTTCTTTTGTAGGCCTTACTAGAAAGCTAAAAACTAAACAAATGTCTATATTTGACGTAATCCTCCTCGATGTCTTATAAAGTCTTACCACTTCTCTGACACAAACTTGCCCCAACTGTTCAGTATCCATATTGTCTCTTATCGGAATGAAGTGTGCTAACTTGGTTAACCAATCTACAATGACTTATAAAACATTATATCCACCTCTAACCCTCAACAGTTCTATTACAAAATCCATCGAGACCTCATTCTATTTTCACTTGGGAATAGTCAAAGGTTGTAATAATCTGGTCGTTGATGTTTCATCTTAACCTGATGATAGACTATGCATCTCGATATAAATTTGCTACTGTCTTTTTCATGTTGGACTACTAGATGGATTTTctcaaatcttgatacatctttacactcctaaggtgggcagtgtaaagtgcattatgtattttgataaaaatctGAGTCTTTAACTCGCTATCTTGCAGAACATAAACTTTATCCCTAAATCTCAAAACCCCATCCAATGCCTTAAATAATGACTATAATCTATCAATAATTCGTTGGATCATTTGTGCACACCACTTATCTGTGGCCTGTTAGGTTCGAATCTTATCAAGTAGGGCAAACCTGATATCCAACCTAACCAACAATCTTGTAACTACCTTAATCTACTAATATAAGATGTCTTACTGTAGCTCAGCGATGTAGTCCCCTAATACAACATTACTTTTTGACTTAGAGTATCAACCACCATATTAGCTTTACCCAGATGGTACCTAATATCTATATCATAAGTCTTAACCCACTCTAACTGTCAACATTGTCTCATATTCAATTCTCGCTTTGTATAGAAATACTTTAAACTCTTATAGTCAATATACACATTGGCTTTCACTTATAAAAGTAGTGCCATAAGATCTTAAGAGCAAAAACCACCTTAGCCAATTTTAAATCATGGGTCAAATAGCTAATCTTGTATTCCTTCAATTGATGGGAGACATATGCAATTACTCTACTCACTGTATCAAAATAGCTTCAAGTCCTTGATATAAATCATACTCTTCACTATCACTAGGTAGAGTTAAAATTAGGTGGTGGTCAACTTATATTTTAGTGTTTGAAAACTATCTTTATCATCCTGAGACCATTGGAAAGATACATCCTGACAGGTTAACTCGGTTTATGGCCAAGCCAATTTAGAAAAACCTTTTATAAACCATCAATAGTAACTAGGCAATCCAAGAAAACTTCAAACCTCTTTAGCTGACCTCAATCTTTGCCATGACATCACAACCTCAATTTTACTCAGATCTAATGATATTCCTTTTGTTAACACCATATGTCTCAAGGCCACCCGATCCAACCAAAATTCACAATTAAAAAACTTGGCATACAATTGCCTATCCCTCAACCTTTGTAATACCAATCTCAAATGCTATTCATAATCCTCTTGAGTTTTGGAATAtactaatatatcatcaataaacacTACGATAAAACTGTCTGACCAATCttgaaataccctattcatAAGATCTATGAACATTACTAGAGCATTAGCGAAGCCAAAAGACATCACCACAAACTCTTAATGCCTATATTGAGTCCTAAATGTAGTTTTTGGTATATCCTTCTCTACTACACGTACCTGATGGTATCCTAAtatgagatatatttttaataatactaaaacACTTTTTAGCTAATCAAACAAGTTGTCAATCCTTGATAGTGGGTATCTGTTCTTTACTATTACCTTGTTTAATTCTCTGTAGTTAATGCACATATGCATCGACCTATCATTCTTTTTGACAAAGAGGATTGGTGCACCCCACAACGAATGACTCAATTGAACAAACCCATTATTGAGTAGtttttataactattttttaaattcttgtaATTCTTGTAACTTTGTTAAAGCCATATAGAAGGGTGCTTTGGATATCGGGGTTGTCCTCGGTGCCAACTTTATATTGAATTCCACCATCTTCTTTAGTGCTAATCTTGATAAGTTATCTAGGAATATATCTGGGAACTCGCATACTATTGGCATGCCATCTACACAAAGTCTTTTTTGCCACGAGCTTACTGCTCACATACACCAAATATCTTACATAACCTTTGTTTAACATTTTTTGGGCCTTAACACTATTGATCATCATGTTAAATACTCAACCTTCATCAAAAGTGAACTCATCTCCACTATCTAGGTTAAACTTgacatttttctttctatagttAGTCTCGACTCTATACTTACCAAGGAAGTCCATtctcaaaatcatatcaaagTTAGATATCTCAAATACAATCAAATCCACTAGTAGCCCTCGACCTCTTAATGTTACCATTTGTCCCATAAGCATTAGCTTCTTTATACATCTTCTATAAATAATCTATGAAGTAGTATATGTTTGCCCATCAGTAACAGTCTGATAGGTTATTGAACTGTGTCATTGCTATgacatatatataatgaatGTGAAAGAGCTAAAATTTTCCACAACGGCTTGTGCGTTCCAGTAGGTCAACAATGGATACCTTTTGTAATGTATCATGGACTTTGTATTTATGAAGGTTGATTGGTTTGACCACCATGTTGGCagatttatttatatgtctGACAATCTTATCCTTAGCCCATAGTGTTAACGGGTGAGTTTGTCCATCTGtttgcaaagaaaaaaaaagcataagTTATGTCacattaataaataacaaagcATTGGTACATAATAATTGCTCGTGAAATAAGATTAACTTGCCAAATTTCATCTATTGTAAAACCATTATTGTAGTGTGCTTCTAATGAATTCAACAAGGATGGTGAGAGAAAACCTTGAGCCATCTATGCCAAAGCATTAAAAGATTCAATAATATTGTTTGCCATGATATTGTAATAGAACCCATCAAAGTGACATGGTGCCCATTTATTATACCTAATGTTGGCCAAAAAGGTTACGACATCAAAATTTACTTGATAAATACTCCTCATGGCAATATCAAAATCAAGGATGTGATATTGCTTAACAActctaaaaaataatctttcactATGCTTGGTTATTTTTTAAGTGAATATGCTTATTACTTTTTATGTTGTGTTTACAAAAACCGTGTTAGGCATTAGGTAATACGTTTGTCGCAAATGCAATGATTGAAGGATACCGATATGAAATAATGACTAAGTTTGTGATGCCACGGATGCATATCTGTAGCAGAAAAGGCATCCACGTCTTTACTTCCTTCTATCTATCAATACCAAATACCATCGGAAAATCTGATTATTACTATCTTTCCTAATTACAATGAATTGTGTCTCGATGCAAATTATCGAATGACAAAACTACTGAAACGCCCTTATTAAGCAGCCTAATGTTATAAAGAAGAACCTAAACTGATTATCCATATCGATGTCAATATATGTTATTGTTTCAGGGCTTCGTAActccaaattatgacaatacttAGGTAAGAGCATAAAGGACTCATTGGACAATCCTCTTAATACATGCATTTGTTGCCCATTTCTTGGTACACCATGCTTGTGTGTATGATATGTCAATCTTATACCTATCATCTATattagaaataatttatttcgaTCAATATATACATTCAACCAAAAACATTGTTCTAAGGATTTTCCCCAAGGCTTGAGCACCAGTTTGTCTATGATATGGTAATATTTGATCATGTGGATAAGTGTGTTCTTTTCCTATaaaatgtaacacccataagtcTCCATCATTATCCTTTGTTGCCTGTGCATGCCATTTACATTGCTTCCCTATACACTTGATCTCTCACCGTTTTGTGTCAGACTAAGGTACTATATACtaaaaacatgtttttaaagCATGTCTTTCAAATAATTGTATCAATTCTTCCTTAGAATTATAATAACCCATTACTTTGATACCTCTGTAAGGTCGTGTTTCACGATTACCAATACCCACTTTCTTAATATCTACAATGCCTTGCAAAACCCACTAAAATGGATTAGGAACATGAATATTTTTTGCATGTGCTCCATGATTAATCAAACCATGACATCGCATACTACACTTAACCTTGGCGTTATGATCATTAGTTGGTCTTTTCTTACGCCCAACTTAGGGTCTTTAATTGGTACATTGTACATCTCGTCAACTTTCACAAACCTCGCGAATTAATCATTATCATCATAATCATTATCctcaacatcatcatcattatccttatcatcatcatcattatccttatcatcattatcatcatcatcatcatgattCATATCATCCTATTGAAAACCGTATAGTTACGCCCATCATATGTTGAATAATCTTTCATTTGTTCTTCATTAACCTGCCCTTCTTGAAAATTGTCTTTTGCTTCGATACAACTCTTTGTTACATTAAGTTGTGTCGATAATTTTTTCTTGCTACCAACATCATAAACttaacatcatcatcatctcaaATCTCCTAGAGCTTTCCACTCATTGGATGTAAATATGTGGATATGTGATTGACTTCGATAAATTCTAAAATGATAGTATGTTTTCACAACAAATCCTTCAAAATTAGCTCTTATATCCATGTCAATCATTCTTTTGTCTTTATCAACATGTCTTATAATATTGTCATCTCTGGTAACCTATTCCCCTCCAAACTGAATTATAAATGCAATTTTAtccattttaaaataaaaataaaacctgtGATACAATACaacaataattaaatacatcaaatgaaaattttattagaattttctaataaaaattatatgttattacaaTAAAAGTGCTTGAATGTCTAGGATGGGCGTGCCTACCCTACGTTGTTctccaattaatttttttacatcaattttaacaataaaaacatCATAAACATGCATTTCAACCTAATGTAATAATTTTCTCTGATTGAAATATTAGTTCTCTAactaatttaacttaaaaaaaaaaacaatatttattaaGAAATCAACATTTCCCTGACAAAATCACATGGTATGTGTACttgaaattcttgggtttttaaATGcgtaacaaaaatatataaaattataagggTTTAGGTCTACACTTGCCTGAATTAGGATAGGTTTGATGTAAGATTTGTACAATTGTGCTTCAATTTTGGCAAAATAGCTGTTTAATTTACAGTGAGAAGTTGGCTAAAGCAAGTGTTCTTAAGGTTGAAATAAGGGTAAACCTGATATTATACTAGATTTTTTGGtataattgtataatgaaaaataagatgGGTCTAAATGTAAAGGCGCAAAAAAAGttgagtaaaataattaatttcccgAAATTCAGTATCTCCACTATGGCACTATCGTATCGTTTGTTGCATTACACATCTATTCACGCCTATATCTTCAATCAGTTTAACCCTTCActaagaatataaaatttaggaGCAAGTGTTAAGTATCACTTCTGTAAAGTACAATTAATTAATAGCATAAACTTAATTAGgcaataatttaaagttttgtcACACAATTTAGAAATTAACTAGCTTAcgatgatgatattattgatagaGAAAAGATAAGACTTACATTGCATCACTCTAACTGAAGTGGATTTGATCCAAACTAAGTTGATTTTATGGTTAGTTGGAGCTTATCCTGAAATTATagtatttagtttaaatttaaattaaagttcaTTTGAACTGATTATAATATCACCAAAGAATTATCAATGAGATATACATGCTATGTGAGAAGTGAATAATATGGTTAATATGATGAACAATACACCCGATGAAAAACCGAGTCGATAGCTTCAGAGTGAAGACACCCCTAGAGTGAACATAATGTTTGACCGGCCTAAAATCTCTCACTCTATTGTATGtaaataataaactaaataaaaaataaaatataccgTGCACACGTAGATATGCATTCTATTACACGCAAACTTAGccctaaattttttatcataagatCTTTTCACCTTCCTTCGATCAAATCCCTTCTTCTTTACGCATGCACAACTATTTAAACCAAATTCGCCTTCCCTCCTGACCGCAATACAGCAATACAAATATCTCTTTTTATCTAATGGTCTATTGAGTTTCAGTACTCAGTGAGTCTGTTTGTTGAGTGTTATGGATTTTACTTCAACTGATTCTCTTGATACCAATTGGTGGGTGTTTACACTCCCAGCAATTGTTGAAACTCAGAATTTGTTTAATAGTTGGCTTTTGATTTCTGTTTTTATTGCATTTCTGTGTGTTTGTCTCTTGACATGGGTTGTTCCCACTGGAGGTTTCGCCTGGAAAAATGGGAGAAACCAAGTGGGTTCAGTTCCCATTTTCGGACCCAGTGGCCTGCCTTTGTTTGGCTGTTTGTTCAGTTTGAGCCGCGGGTTGGCTCACCGTACTCTGGCTTCCATGGCTTATAGCTTCGGTGCTGAACAACTCATGGCTCTGAGCCTGGGTTCTACTCCTGTTGTTGTCACTTCTGATCCAATTATCGCCCGTGAAATCTTAACCTCTTCTCACTTTTCCAACCGTCCTGTCAAACAATCCGCTAAAAGCCTCATGTTCAGTCGTGCCATTGGGTTTGCGCCGAACGGCTCTTACTGGCGGCTCCTCAGAAGAATCGCTTCGTCTCACTTGTTCGCTCCAAAGCGCATTGCGGCGCATGAAGCCGGACGCCAGATGGACTGCATATCCATGCTGCACGCCGTAGCTGAAGAACAATCTCTTAATGGGGTTGTTTATTTGCGCAAACATTTACAAGCTACGGCTCTCAACAACATAATGGGCACTGTGTTTGGTAAACGTTACGATACGGGGGGTTTCAGTGAGGAGGTTAAAGAGTTGCATGAGATTGTTAGAGAAGGGTTTGAAATCTTGGGTGCGTTTAACTGGTCTGATTACTTGCCGTGGCTGAAATACTTCTACGATCCTTATCG
This is a stretch of genomic DNA from Mangifera indica cultivar Alphonso chromosome 11, CATAS_Mindica_2.1, whole genome shotgun sequence. It encodes these proteins:
- the LOC123230181 gene encoding cytochrome P450 78A7-like, whose translation is MDFTSTDSLDTNWWVFTLPAIVETQNLFNSWLLISVFIAFLCVCLLTWVVPTGGFAWKNGRNQVGSVPIFGPSGLPLFGCLFSLSRGLAHRTLASMAYSFGAEQLMALSLGSTPVVVTSDPIIAREILTSSHFSNRPVKQSAKSLMFSRAIGFAPNGSYWRLLRRIASSHLFAPKRIAAHEAGRQMDCISMLHAVAEEQSLNGVVYLRKHLQATALNNIMGTVFGKRYDTGGFSEEVKELHEIVREGFEILGAFNWSDYLPWLKYFYDPYRINKRCSVLVPRIRKLVKQIIKEHQLRDQRNLLDNSDFVDVLLSMDEDEKLDEEDMIAVLWEMIFRGTDTTAILTEWLLAELILNPDIQAKVHQELDLITGNKIDITDADVAKLTYLQAVIKETLRVHPPGPLLSWARLSTSDVQLSNGMVVPAKTTAMVNMWAITHDPTVWEEPFVFKPERYLKSEGGVDVDVRGVDLRLAPFGAGRRVCPGKNLGLVTVSLWVAKLLHRFEWVQDKANPVDLNEVLNLSCEMKHPLRAVVVPRYA